A genomic region of Cannabis sativa cultivar Pink pepper isolate KNU-18-1 chromosome 1, ASM2916894v1, whole genome shotgun sequence contains the following coding sequences:
- the LOC115705076 gene encoding myb-related protein 330, whose product MGHRCCNKLKVKRGLWSPEEDEKLLTHITTHGHGNWSSVPKLAGLQRCGKSCRLRWINYLRPDLRKGSFTQEEEQIIIDVHRILGNRWAQIAKHLPGRTDNEVKNFWNSCIKKKLMSQGLDPQTHNLMTSSSHHQNKSQNNKNFSSSFVVISQNNNNVTKPIPKQTHIFTVSNNSSLHDHNNEITTQNNCNNMLTLPSNNNTTPIFTTFNYDQCHQNPNNNNDIFTSNTTSTTTTPNYLSFNMPQNPSQYDNSITTPTISSSSSLNIQCLSRPGLLDDIGLCGSSFDLIQASKMLPENDILQQTQPPNYQNQGQDHDKVWEMEMGDKDRNYDDDSNFDLGFMESNFNLSGVMCHDLSSMEYDLAWNY is encoded by the exons atgggtCATCGTTGCTGCAACAAACTGAAAGTGAAGAGAGGCCTTTGGTCACCTGAAGAAGATGAGAAGCTCCTTACACATATCACCACTCATGGCCATGGCAATTGGAGCTCTGTTCCAAAACTTGCAG GATTACAAAGGTGTGGGAAAAGTTGTAGATTAAGATGGATAAACTATTTGAGACCTGACCTGAGGAAAGGTTCCTTCACACAAGAAGAAGAACAAATCATTATAGATGTTCACAGAATTTTAGGAAACAG ATGGGCTCAAATAGCAAAGCATCTTCCTGGAAGGACAGACAATGAGGTGAAGAATTTTTGGAACTCATGCATTAAGAAAAAACTTATGTCTCAAGGTTTAGACCCACAAACCCACAATTTGATGACATCATCATCGCATCATCAGAACAAATCGcagaataataaaaattttagttCATCATTTGTAGTCATctcacaaaataataataatgtcacCAAACCAATACCAAAACAAACTCATATTTTCACTGTGAGTAATAACTCATCACTTCATGATCATAATAATGAGATCACAACACAAAATAATTGTAATAATATGCTAACCCTACctagtaataataatactaCTCCCATATTCACTACCTTCAATTATGATCAGTGTCATCAAAacccaaataataataatgatattttTACTTCTAATACTACTTCAACAACTACTACTCCTAATTATTTGAGTTTTAACATGCCCCAAAATCCCTCCCAATATGATAATAGTATTACAACACCTACtatttcttcatcttcatctttaaATATTCAATGTCTCTCAAGACCGGGATTATTGGATGATATCGGGTTATGTGGTTCGAGTTTTGATCTCATTCAAGCGTCGAAAATGCTCCCAGAAAATGATATTCTTCAACAAACACAACCACCGAATTATCAGAATCAAGGGCAAGATCATGATAAGGTTTGGGAGATGGAAATGGGCGATAAAGATAGAAACTATGATGATGACTCCAACTTTGATCTTGggtttatggagtctaattttAATCTCTCTGGGGTAATGTGTCATGATCTTAGCTCCATGGAATATGATCTTGCATGGAATTATTAA